In a single window of the Bremerella alba genome:
- a CDS encoding sulfatase, producing the protein MRTFLSFTVCFILISSAVAQADEAKKPNILFISIDDQNDWIGCLGGHPQAKTPHIDRIAARGTVFLNAHCQSPLCNPSRTSLMTGLRPSSTGIYGLSPWFRDVPELAELVTLPQHLHANGYTNYSTGKIYHGGYGRKGKDQEFQVLGPPASVGAKPKQKLVNTPSAHPLVDWGVFPHKDEDKGDYQVASWAVNTLNEKPKEPFCLSVGFFLPHVPCYATQEWFDLYPEDELKVPEIIADDRADTPRFSWYMHWKLPEPRLKFLKDDDQWKNLTRSYLACTSFVDAQIGRVIEALEKNEYGDNTIIVLWSDHGWHIGEKEITGKNTLWDDGTRVPLIFAGPGVTEGQRCTQPAELLDIYPTLSELTGLQQPSGLEGHSLVPQLKDANTKRDFPAITTHNHDNHGIRTENWRFIQYADGSQELYDMQSDPNEWTNLAGDKKYASKIKTLSKFLPAESKMPARNSQHRILTYTDGIAIWEGEKIEKDAPIPEID; encoded by the coding sequence ATGCGTACTTTCCTTTCTTTCACCGTCTGCTTTATCCTGATAAGTTCGGCAGTGGCCCAAGCAGACGAGGCCAAAAAACCCAATATTCTTTTCATCTCGATCGACGACCAAAATGACTGGATTGGTTGCCTTGGTGGACATCCACAAGCCAAGACACCGCATATCGATCGTATCGCAGCACGTGGAACTGTTTTTCTGAATGCTCATTGCCAATCGCCCTTGTGCAATCCATCCCGAACAAGCTTGATGACCGGGCTTCGTCCCTCGTCGACCGGTATTTACGGATTGTCTCCCTGGTTTCGCGATGTACCGGAACTAGCCGAACTGGTCACACTGCCACAGCATCTCCATGCCAACGGGTATACCAATTACTCGACGGGAAAGATTTATCACGGTGGATATGGTCGCAAAGGGAAGGATCAGGAATTTCAAGTCCTTGGGCCTCCGGCCTCGGTGGGAGCAAAACCGAAACAAAAACTCGTCAATACACCATCCGCTCATCCATTAGTCGACTGGGGTGTGTTTCCTCACAAGGATGAGGACAAAGGGGATTACCAGGTTGCATCCTGGGCAGTTAATACGCTGAATGAGAAGCCCAAAGAACCGTTTTGCTTGTCGGTCGGTTTCTTCCTGCCTCACGTCCCGTGTTACGCTACGCAGGAGTGGTTTGACCTTTATCCCGAAGACGAACTAAAAGTTCCTGAGATCATCGCTGACGACCGCGCGGATACACCACGTTTCAGCTGGTATATGCATTGGAAGTTGCCTGAACCCCGCTTGAAGTTCTTAAAGGACGACGATCAGTGGAAGAACCTGACGCGCAGCTACCTAGCCTGCACTAGCTTTGTGGATGCCCAAATCGGTCGGGTTATCGAGGCGTTGGAAAAGAACGAATATGGCGACAACACCATTATCGTTCTGTGGTCCGATCATGGTTGGCACATCGGCGAGAAAGAGATCACCGGCAAAAACACATTATGGGATGACGGTACCCGCGTTCCGCTTATCTTCGCTGGCCCAGGCGTTACCGAAGGCCAACGCTGCACACAACCAGCGGAACTGCTCGACATTTATCCAACACTAAGTGAACTGACCGGTTTGCAACAGCCCAGCGGCTTGGAAGGGCACTCGCTCGTTCCTCAACTGAAGGATGCGAATACGAAACGTGATTTTCCGGCTATCACAACCCACAATCACGACAATCATGGCATCCGCACTGAAAACTGGCGGTTCATTCAATACGCTGACGGTTCGCAGGAACTGTACGACATGCAGTCCGACCCCAATGAATGGACCAACCTGGCTGGCGATAAAAAGTACGCTTCTAAGATCAAAACTCTAAGCAAATTTCTGCCAGCGGAAAGCAAGATGCCAGCACGCAACAGTCAGCATCGCATACTGACATACACCGATGGCATCGCGATTTGGGAGGGGGAAAAGATCGAGAAGGATGCCCCCATTCCTGAAATCGACTAG
- a CDS encoding type II and III secretion system protein family protein, whose product MKSLFQLTVQYGSRTAIAAAMAGVFTLMPATAQAQIAAELPGPRNEQLIEKPSESVLMKESNLIQEVLEPELIFRVEPTRSKILKTKLPMTRVAITSPDIVEINEFSTTEVEVIGLKAGETTMTIWFAAPDGTSTVLRYLVKVAANSEEQRRAEIEYGKLESRLNELFPNSIVQLIPVSDKLIVRGQARDAQEAAQIIAVLGGQSIDQSGNLTMGANLGTAAILPGAEDLRTTSIIDLLQVPGEQQVMLKVRIAELQRTAARNLGFDFSVSGENYDVSHIIGAGAGNLTAILDGGDVELFLQATSSNGMAKILAEPTLVTISGKSANFIAGGEFAVPTAVGVGGIGAVSTTFRGFGTQLAFTPTVLDKDKIRLQVAPSFSSINSSNTVDGIPGLDIRGVTTTVDLREGQWLAVAGLIQDELAGSRVRLPGIGDIPLIGAAFGRQTTTRSETELVVLVSPELVHPMEVEQLPLFLPGTDVTDPTNKEFFWHQQIEGRPGYDYRSTVWPAMRHQIHHENHEILKAQRHARKASRHYHECEDYYISGPQGFSN is encoded by the coding sequence ATGAAAAGTTTGTTCCAACTTACCGTTCAGTATGGCAGTCGCACGGCTATCGCCGCGGCCATGGCTGGGGTATTTACCCTTATGCCCGCAACTGCCCAGGCACAAATTGCCGCTGAACTACCCGGCCCGCGAAACGAGCAACTCATCGAGAAGCCGAGTGAATCGGTTCTGATGAAAGAATCGAACCTGATCCAAGAGGTCCTCGAACCGGAATTAATTTTCCGAGTCGAGCCGACGCGGTCGAAGATTCTGAAAACAAAACTTCCAATGACTCGGGTGGCGATCACCAGTCCAGACATTGTTGAAATCAACGAATTCAGCACGACGGAAGTGGAAGTAATCGGTTTGAAGGCCGGCGAAACCACGATGACCATCTGGTTTGCAGCTCCGGACGGAACATCGACCGTTCTCCGTTATCTGGTCAAGGTCGCTGCCAACAGCGAAGAACAACGCCGTGCGGAAATCGAATACGGCAAGCTTGAATCTCGCCTCAACGAGTTATTCCCGAATAGCATCGTTCAGCTGATTCCTGTTTCCGACAAACTGATTGTCCGCGGCCAAGCTCGCGACGCCCAAGAGGCTGCTCAGATTATCGCCGTACTCGGCGGTCAATCAATCGACCAGAGCGGCAATCTTACGATGGGAGCGAACCTGGGTACGGCGGCAATTCTTCCGGGAGCGGAAGACCTTCGAACGACCAGCATTATTGACTTGCTGCAAGTTCCTGGTGAACAACAGGTGATGTTGAAAGTTCGCATTGCAGAGCTTCAACGCACCGCTGCCAGAAACCTTGGTTTCGATTTTAGCGTCAGTGGCGAAAACTACGACGTGTCCCATATTATTGGTGCCGGAGCAGGCAATCTTACTGCGATTCTCGATGGCGGCGATGTCGAACTGTTTTTACAGGCGACAAGCAGCAACGGGATGGCCAAGATTTTGGCTGAACCGACGCTGGTTACCATCAGTGGTAAGTCGGCCAACTTCATCGCCGGTGGTGAATTTGCCGTGCCAACAGCTGTCGGTGTTGGTGGTATCGGGGCCGTGTCGACGACCTTCCGAGGTTTCGGTACGCAGCTCGCGTTCACCCCGACCGTTCTCGACAAAGATAAGATCCGCCTACAGGTTGCACCATCGTTCAGCTCGATTAACTCGAGTAACACGGTGGATGGCATCCCTGGCTTGGATATCCGAGGTGTCACGACCACCGTTGATCTGCGAGAAGGCCAATGGCTTGCCGTTGCTGGCCTGATCCAGGACGAACTTGCAGGCAGCCGTGTTCGTCTGCCTGGAATTGGCGATATTCCTCTGATTGGTGCCGCGTTTGGTCGTCAGACCACAACCCGATCGGAGACCGAATTGGTGGTCCTTGTCAGTCCAGAACTGGTTCATCCAATGGAAGTCGAACAGCTTCCTTTGTTCCTGCCTGGTACTGATGTGACCGACCCAACCAATAAAGAGTTCTTCTGGCATCAGCAAATTGAAGGTCGCCCTGGCTACGACTACCGCAGCACAGTATGGCCAGCAATGCGACACCAGATTCACCATGAGAATCACGAGATTCTCAAGGCTCAGCGACATGCTCGCAAAGCCAGCCGACATTACCACGAGTGCGAAGATTACTACATCTCCGGACCACAAGGTTTTTCCAACTAA
- a CDS encoding tetratricopeptide repeat protein has product MFSMTEASVENNFTQEMSFARLSERNGDNVKAKKLYRHILSRDPENRVALHRMGVISGKEGQYAQAVEYLTHGATVDDPSAEMLSDLGYVYYLQHNQELAKTTLERALAEDPDYEAARTNLAVVYAELGQYDIALSHFRQISDEAEALSNLAYIQSQRGDLELAQANYSRALDIDKRLRPAAEALIQIAQMTGDVTDRPNVRPHVVPTQEQQQQELVAQSRSSIPAASQFAPQTSAVASQTPESATNNPLRTASRFAESQTSVQQVQYSGESAKAPATSGNAALTIPTQSMRADPAVFQISDEPATSNVQQPARASTQIGAMQSASAESFNQQIMGALQAASTK; this is encoded by the coding sequence ATGTTCTCTATGACGGAAGCGTCGGTCGAGAACAATTTCACCCAAGAGATGAGTTTCGCCCGACTTTCGGAACGCAATGGCGATAACGTGAAAGCGAAGAAGCTTTATCGCCACATCCTATCGAGAGACCCAGAGAATCGAGTCGCCCTGCATCGCATGGGCGTCATCTCGGGTAAAGAAGGTCAGTACGCCCAAGCAGTCGAATACTTGACACATGGGGCAACGGTCGATGATCCTTCTGCCGAAATGCTATCGGATCTTGGTTATGTTTACTATCTGCAACACAACCAAGAGTTGGCCAAAACGACCTTAGAACGCGCACTGGCCGAAGACCCAGACTACGAGGCTGCTCGCACTAACCTGGCAGTCGTTTACGCTGAACTGGGCCAATATGACATTGCTTTGAGTCATTTCCGTCAGATTTCAGATGAAGCCGAGGCCCTTTCCAACCTGGCCTACATCCAAAGCCAGCGGGGCGACCTTGAACTCGCCCAGGCGAATTACAGTCGAGCCCTCGATATTGATAAACGCCTCCGTCCGGCAGCCGAGGCACTGATTCAGATTGCTCAGATGACTGGGGACGTCACAGATCGTCCGAACGTACGACCACATGTCGTTCCTACCCAAGAGCAGCAGCAACAGGAATTGGTCGCACAATCACGATCCTCGATTCCAGCGGCTTCTCAGTTCGCTCCGCAAACTTCTGCCGTTGCTTCCCAAACACCCGAATCGGCGACCAACAATCCGCTGCGCACGGCATCTCGATTCGCGGAATCACAAACGTCCGTACAGCAGGTGCAATATAGCGGCGAATCTGCAAAGGCCCCAGCGACCAGTGGTAATGCAGCGTTGACCATTCCCACCCAAAGCATGAGAGCCGATCCCGCGGTGTTCCAGATCTCTGACGAACCTGCCACGTCGAATGTTCAGCAGCCTGCCAGAGCATCGACACAAATCGGAGCGATGCAGTCGGCGTCCGCTGAAAGCTTCAATCAGCAGATCATGGGTGCGCTGCAAGCGGCGTCGACCAAGTAG
- a CDS encoding type II secretion system F family protein, whose protein sequence is MPFSLEVVGAFLGISILLFLVGSLMLWLGRNRAQDYLEASSGKSLGVFTKLFAYMIPIANESRDKLQSELVKAGHYGKYAAEDYLALRNAAVLAWLAFVAVALVLTINDGAEAQQFYFIVGGIVLILIWGLPRIILSSSASARVQRIRYGLPDALDMVTMTVSAGMPLQRAIAHVSRELRGSHNDLSCELTILEGQGSARSLDYALKEFAKRVDDPDVTALSTMIHHAERLGGNVANAFHEFADSIRETRRQRAEEEGNRTSIKLLFPVIFFLAPPIYVLLLGPALMELRNFSQRETAPGGALNQSATQASISAIPDSQTGVSPTGN, encoded by the coding sequence ATGCCTTTTAGCTTGGAAGTTGTCGGAGCCTTTCTCGGAATTAGCATTTTGCTGTTTCTGGTAGGCAGCCTTATGCTTTGGCTGGGGCGTAATCGAGCCCAAGATTACTTGGAAGCCTCGAGCGGTAAGTCGTTGGGTGTTTTCACCAAGCTTTTCGCTTACATGATTCCTATCGCCAACGAAAGTCGCGACAAGCTTCAATCGGAGCTGGTCAAAGCAGGCCACTACGGTAAGTACGCCGCCGAAGATTATCTGGCACTGCGTAATGCGGCAGTTCTCGCCTGGCTGGCTTTTGTCGCCGTTGCACTCGTTTTGACGATCAACGATGGCGCGGAAGCTCAGCAGTTTTACTTTATCGTCGGTGGCATCGTCCTGATATTGATCTGGGGGCTACCGCGAATCATTTTGTCGTCTTCGGCATCGGCCCGCGTACAACGGATTCGCTACGGCCTTCCCGACGCTTTGGATATGGTAACGATGACGGTATCGGCTGGCATGCCGCTCCAGAGAGCCATCGCCCACGTCAGCCGCGAACTTCGAGGCTCGCACAACGACTTGTCTTGCGAGTTGACGATCCTTGAAGGGCAAGGCTCGGCTCGATCGCTCGATTACGCGTTGAAAGAATTCGCCAAGCGTGTCGACGACCCCGATGTGACCGCGCTTTCGACAATGATTCACCACGCCGAACGTCTGGGCGGAAACGTTGCCAATGCGTTTCACGAGTTTGCCGACAGCATCCGAGAAACGCGTCGCCAACGGGCAGAAGAAGAAGGGAATCGCACATCGATCAAGCTGCTATTCCCGGTGATCTTCTTCTTGGCCCCACCGATCTATGTGCTATTGCTCGGACCGGCTTTGATGGAGCTTCGGAACTTTTCCCAGCGAGAAACGGCACCCGGCGGAGCGTTGAATCAGTCAGCGACCCAAGCTTCCATCTCTGCGATTCCGGACAGCCAGACGGGCGTTTCCCCGACCGGCAATTAA
- a CDS encoding type II secretion system F family protein translates to MDQLALALNANSLPIFVFGGMAAALGALLMGVRDLFVSRESRLMASPILKKLPARIEEADATGVGRFDAWLERAIYMTGMNTSITMAAMLFILIGITAGMAVFVFTEDILYSVVAGIFGIAVCFIILSITYKRVMKQFEDQFPTALDLLARAVRAGESLDQALVMIGGSVNDPVAGEFRRIAKHLEMGLSLSAAMKSFAYRVPTMDVRIFASALSVHREAGGNLPKTLERLASVIRDRMSYQRQLKSVTGAGRITALIISCLGPLLFMYLFFVQPEYSSSLWNDPTGRLVLIGAAISQVVGLLIVSRMLRSRY, encoded by the coding sequence GTGGATCAACTAGCCCTCGCTCTGAATGCCAACTCTCTGCCGATCTTCGTGTTCGGTGGAATGGCCGCCGCACTCGGGGCGTTGCTGATGGGTGTTCGCGATTTGTTCGTCTCGCGTGAATCTCGCTTGATGGCATCTCCGATTTTGAAGAAGTTGCCTGCTCGGATTGAAGAAGCCGACGCAACCGGCGTCGGTCGGTTTGACGCGTGGCTGGAACGAGCCATCTATATGACCGGAATGAACACAAGCATCACCATGGCGGCGATGCTATTCATTTTGATCGGGATCACCGCAGGCATGGCCGTCTTTGTCTTCACGGAAGACATTCTGTATAGCGTCGTGGCAGGAATTTTCGGAATCGCCGTGTGCTTCATCATACTTTCGATCACTTACAAACGCGTGATGAAGCAGTTTGAAGACCAGTTTCCCACGGCCCTCGATCTTCTAGCGCGAGCCGTTCGTGCCGGAGAAAGCTTGGATCAGGCATTGGTCATGATTGGCGGATCGGTGAACGACCCTGTCGCGGGAGAATTCCGCCGGATTGCCAAACATTTAGAGATGGGCCTCTCGCTATCGGCGGCCATGAAAAGCTTTGCCTATCGCGTGCCCACCATGGACGTTCGTATTTTCGCCTCGGCACTAAGCGTTCACCGTGAAGCGGGTGGTAACCTGCCCAAGACCTTGGAACGTCTGGCCAGCGTAATTCGTGATCGGATGAGCTACCAGCGACAACTTAAGAGTGTGACCGGTGCCGGGCGTATCACGGCCCTCATCATTTCATGCTTGGGTCCATTGCTATTTATGTACCTGTTCTTCGTTCAGCCAGAGTACAGCAGCTCGTTATGGAACGACCCGACAGGCCGACTCGTGCTGATTGGTGCGGCCATTTCGCAAGTCGTTGGCTTGCTAATCGTCAGCCGTATGTTACGTAGCCGTTATTAA
- a CDS encoding CpaF family protein yields the protein MIRFTSSQPKSETPLSEIDFQCLKADIHEQLVESLDLSLVARIDDERMRTNVENLAKEVIRDYRPKIDKDLHPRLLEDLQAEVFGLGPLEPLMDDPTISDILVNNAHEVYLERLGRLEKSDIVFADDAHLIRIIQRVVARVGRRIDEVSPMVDARLPDGSRINAVVPPLALNGPKLSIRRFGVEHLRLEKLLENETISQPMVDFLEAAVQGRVSFMISGGTGAGKTTMLNALSKSIPHDERIVTIEDSAELLLQHSHVVGMETRPANSEGQGAVTPRDLVRNSLRMRPDRILVGEVRGAEALDMLQAMNTGHEGSLTTIHANDAADALHRLEMMVAMAGFELPVSVIRRYVASGIRIIVHVARLKGGVRKVMRIAEIAGTEGGEYQLNDIFRFEHQGLDADGKATGRFVVTGYQPQCVNRFLESGVSIDTQIFQATT from the coding sequence ATGATTCGATTTACCTCTTCGCAGCCCAAGTCGGAAACGCCTCTTAGCGAGATCGATTTCCAATGTCTCAAGGCGGACATCCACGAGCAGTTGGTCGAGTCGCTGGACCTATCTCTGGTCGCACGAATCGACGACGAGCGGATGCGGACCAACGTCGAGAATCTGGCCAAGGAAGTCATTCGCGACTATCGTCCGAAGATCGACAAAGACCTCCACCCGCGACTGCTGGAAGATCTTCAAGCCGAGGTATTCGGCCTGGGGCCACTCGAACCGCTGATGGACGACCCAACGATCAGCGATATTTTGGTCAACAACGCCCACGAAGTTTACCTGGAACGCCTGGGTCGGCTCGAAAAGTCGGACATCGTATTTGCTGACGACGCCCACCTGATTCGGATCATCCAACGCGTCGTCGCCCGCGTCGGTCGCCGGATTGACGAAGTCAGCCCTATGGTCGACGCCCGACTGCCGGACGGTTCGCGTATCAACGCGGTAGTTCCCCCGCTGGCCTTGAATGGGCCCAAGCTTTCCATTCGCCGTTTTGGTGTCGAGCATCTTCGTCTCGAGAAGTTGCTCGAGAACGAAACAATCAGTCAACCGATGGTCGATTTCCTGGAAGCCGCCGTCCAAGGTCGTGTCAGCTTCATGATCTCTGGCGGTACGGGTGCCGGTAAAACGACCATGCTCAACGCTCTGAGCAAGTCGATCCCTCACGACGAACGCATTGTCACCATTGAAGACTCTGCCGAACTTCTGCTGCAGCACTCGCATGTGGTTGGCATGGAAACACGCCCGGCGAACTCGGAAGGGCAAGGAGCCGTCACCCCGCGTGACCTGGTTCGCAACAGCTTGCGTATGCGTCCCGATCGTATTCTCGTGGGCGAAGTCCGCGGGGCCGAAGCTCTGGACATGCTGCAAGCCATGAACACGGGTCACGAAGGCTCGCTAACGACAATTCACGCCAACGACGCCGCAGATGCTTTGCACCGCTTAGAAATGATGGTGGCGATGGCCGGCTTCGAATTGCCGGTCAGTGTCATTCGCCGCTACGTTGCCAGCGGCATCCGCATCATTGTTCACGTGGCGCGTCTCAAAGGTGGTGTGCGTAAGGTGATGCGAATCGCCGAGATCGCCGGCACCGAAGGGGGCGAGTATCAGCTGAACGACATCTTCCGCTTCGAGCATCAAGGGCTCGATGCCGACGGCAAGGCCACCGGCCGATTCGTCGTTACCGGCTACCAACCGCAGTGTGTCAATCGGTTCCTGGAGTCAGGCGTTAGCATCGACACGCAAATCTTCCAGGCCACCACCTAA